In one Bradyrhizobium sp. 4 genomic region, the following are encoded:
- the paaX gene encoding phenylacetic acid degradation operon negative regulatory protein PaaX, with protein MAHPLSRIIEQLKREPSRTGSIVITVFGDAIVPRGGSVWLGTLLEFFESLDIDSGVVRTAMSRLAADGWLTREKVGRNSFYRLADKGRQIFEAATRHIYDPPPSGWTGRFELLLIGNGEDRDASREALRNAGFGSPLPGVWVAPSGVPVPDEAAGAIRLEVSAEDDSGRRLLSASWPLDRTADAYLKFMKTFEPLRAAIARGTGLSEADAFTARILLIHHYRRVVLRDPLLPESLLPANWPGKAARALCGDIYRALLVPSEQWLDGNGTNEKGPLPPARKLLERRFEA; from the coding sequence ATGGCGCATCCGTTGTCCCGCATCATCGAGCAGCTCAAACGCGAACCGTCGCGCACCGGCTCCATCGTCATCACGGTGTTCGGCGATGCCATCGTGCCGCGTGGTGGCTCGGTATGGCTCGGCACGCTGCTGGAATTCTTCGAAAGTCTGGACATCGACAGCGGCGTGGTGCGTACCGCGATGTCGCGGCTTGCCGCCGATGGCTGGCTGACGCGCGAAAAGGTCGGCCGCAACAGTTTTTACCGCCTGGCCGACAAGGGCCGCCAGATCTTCGAGGCCGCGACACGCCATATCTACGATCCGCCGCCATCCGGCTGGACCGGGCGCTTCGAGCTGCTGCTGATCGGCAATGGCGAGGATCGCGACGCCTCACGCGAGGCGCTCCGCAATGCCGGCTTCGGCAGTCCGCTGCCGGGCGTGTGGGTCGCCCCGTCAGGCGTGCCAGTGCCGGACGAAGCCGCGGGCGCCATCCGTCTGGAAGTCTCGGCCGAGGATGACAGCGGCCGACGGCTGCTTAGCGCGAGCTGGCCGTTGGATCGCACCGCAGACGCCTATCTCAAATTCATGAAGACGTTCGAGCCGCTGCGCGCCGCGATCGCGCGCGGCACGGGCTTGTCCGAAGCCGACGCCTTCACGGCGCGCATCCTCCTGATCCACCATTACCGTCGCGTCGTGCTGCGCGATCCGCTGCTGCCCGAAAGCCTGCTTCCGGCGAACTGGCCGGGCAAGGCCGCCCGCGCGCTGTGCGGCGACATTTATCGCGCGCTGCTTGTCCCATCAGAACAATGGCTTGATGGCAATGGAACCAATGAAAAGGGCCCATTGCCGCCGGCGCGAAAACTCTTGGAACGGAGATTCGAGGCTTGA
- a CDS encoding phasin, whose product MTTETNTAFEGFKDAFKNIQNLEVPEAAREFVKKSANTAKDRAAEVFAGSERVTAAVENAVTESVTEAGKISRNIQQAIYEDAEAFFAGIDKLASAKSFSEAVEIQSGLLRARGEAFVSRAKATTDYFGKLAANGAKSAQDNFAKVYNKTA is encoded by the coding sequence ATGACCACCGAAACCAACACCGCTTTCGAAGGCTTCAAGGACGCGTTCAAGAACATCCAGAACCTGGAAGTTCCCGAGGCCGCCCGCGAGTTCGTCAAGAAGTCCGCCAATACCGCCAAGGACCGTGCTGCCGAAGTGTTCGCTGGCTCCGAGCGCGTGACCGCCGCCGTCGAGAACGCGGTGACCGAGTCCGTCACCGAAGCCGGCAAGATCAGCCGCAACATCCAGCAGGCGATCTACGAGGACGCCGAGGCATTCTTCGCGGGCATCGACAAGCTCGCGTCCGCCAAGTCGTTCAGCGAAGCTGTCGAGATCCAGTCCGGCCTGCTCCGCGCCCGCGGCGAAGCGTTCGTCTCGCGCGCCAAGGCGACCACCGACTATTTCGGCAAGCTCGCCGCCAACGGTGCGAAGTCCGCTCAGGACAATTTTGCCAAGGTCTACAACAAGACCGCCTGA
- a CDS encoding DUF445 domain-containing protein codes for MNTSGTFSFDSPGDAERAAELRRVKALATLVLASTLVLFVFAKWLLPVHPVFGFIAAFAEAATIGGLADWYAVVALFKRPLGLPIPHTAIIQSNQARIADKLGEFIQVHFLEAAPVEAKLNEIDFGSFVADWLRDRKRSDDLARFALRLLPEAVSATETSGLMTFIIRRMSSQLQAIDLAPLAAGTLRGFVAEGRHQILFDDLLRVMHETLNQTETMAMIREKVRAELPTLLRLYRADKFLVNKIVASATAFFNEVRSDPKHPFRGEFDRMVLSFVDRLGTDHAYIDRIDGLKRDLLARPELADLARTVWANTRSFIERSASGETQVLQHHLAGMCVAAGEALAGDGELRGEINKGLVAVLRSFVADQKSGVSTFISDQVKSWDMAQLISLIEINIGRDLQYIRFNGSLIGGLAGLALYSVEFLLRLL; via the coding sequence ATGAATACATCAGGCACCTTCTCTTTCGACTCCCCCGGCGACGCCGAACGCGCGGCCGAATTACGCCGCGTGAAAGCGCTGGCGACGCTGGTGCTGGCCTCGACGCTTGTCCTGTTCGTCTTTGCGAAATGGCTGCTGCCTGTGCATCCCGTGTTCGGATTCATCGCGGCCTTCGCGGAAGCCGCGACCATCGGCGGACTCGCCGATTGGTATGCGGTGGTCGCGCTGTTCAAGCGTCCACTCGGCCTGCCGATTCCGCACACCGCGATCATCCAGAGCAACCAGGCCCGTATCGCCGATAAGCTCGGCGAGTTCATTCAGGTGCATTTCCTAGAGGCTGCTCCCGTCGAGGCCAAGCTGAACGAGATCGATTTCGGCTCGTTCGTCGCCGACTGGCTGCGTGATCGCAAGCGTAGTGACGACCTTGCGCGCTTTGCGCTGCGCCTGCTGCCGGAGGCTGTCTCTGCGACGGAAACCTCGGGCCTGATGACCTTCATCATCCGCCGCATGTCCTCGCAGCTCCAGGCGATCGACCTCGCGCCGCTCGCGGCCGGCACGCTGCGGGGCTTCGTTGCCGAGGGACGTCACCAGATCCTGTTCGACGATCTCCTGCGCGTGATGCACGAGACGCTGAACCAGACCGAGACGATGGCGATGATCCGTGAGAAGGTGCGGGCGGAATTGCCGACCCTGCTCAGGCTCTATCGCGCCGACAAGTTTCTGGTGAACAAGATCGTGGCCTCCGCCACCGCTTTCTTCAATGAGGTGCGTAGCGATCCCAAACATCCGTTCCGCGGCGAGTTCGATCGCATGGTGCTGAGCTTCGTCGACCGGCTCGGCACCGACCATGCCTATATCGACCGCATCGACGGTTTGAAGCGCGATCTGCTCGCGCGTCCCGAGCTCGCCGATCTCGCCCGCACCGTGTGGGCCAACACGCGGTCCTTCATCGAGCGTAGTGCAAGCGGCGAGACGCAGGTCCTGCAGCATCATCTCGCCGGTATGTGTGTCGCGGCGGGCGAAGCGCTTGCCGGCGATGGCGAGCTGCGCGGCGAGATCAACAAGGGTCTGGTCGCGGTGCTGCGCAGTTTCGTCGCGGACCAGAAGAGCGGCGTTTCGACCTTCATCTCCGACCAGGTGAAATCGTGGGACATGGCGCAGCTGATTTCGCTGATCGAAATCAACATTGGCCGCGACCTGCAATACATCCGCTTTAACGGCTCGCTGATCGGCGGGCTCGCGGGTCTTGCGCTTTACTCCGTAGAATTCCTGCTTCGATTGTTGTGA
- the paaI gene encoding hydroxyphenylacetyl-CoA thioesterase PaaI: protein MNVKAALSPEDVARACADAMWAQDDASKGLGMEIVEIGPGYATLAMTVRPDMVNGQRIAHGGFIFTLADSAFAFACNSHNDRVVAAQGQITFIKPGRLGDRLVARAREVTRGGRSGIYDVRVTAGDTVIAEFRGHSRVIPGNWLPAQDQ, encoded by the coding sequence GTGAACGTCAAAGCCGCCTTGTCGCCCGAGGATGTAGCCCGCGCCTGCGCCGATGCGATGTGGGCGCAGGACGATGCCTCCAAAGGACTCGGCATGGAGATCGTCGAGATCGGGCCGGGCTATGCGACGCTCGCGATGACTGTACGGCCGGACATGGTCAACGGCCAGCGCATCGCCCATGGCGGTTTCATTTTCACGCTGGCCGATTCTGCCTTCGCTTTCGCGTGTAACTCGCACAACGACCGCGTCGTGGCGGCGCAGGGCCAGATCACCTTCATCAAGCCGGGCAGGCTCGGCGATCGGCTGGTCGCAAGAGCGCGCGAGGTCACGCGCGGCGGCCGCTCGGGCATCTATGACGTGCGCGTCACCGCCGGCGATACAGTCATCGCCGAATTTCGCGGGCATTCGCGGGTCATTCCCGGCAATTGGCTGCCGGCGCAGGATCAATAA
- the paaB gene encoding 1,2-phenylacetyl-CoA epoxidase subunit PaaB, giving the protein MATPNTPLWEVFIRSRNGLAHKHVGSLHASDATMALQAARDIYTRRGEGLSIWVVPSTAITASDPADKGMMFEPAESKIYRHPTFYEVPEEVGHM; this is encoded by the coding sequence ATGGCCACGCCAAACACGCCGCTGTGGGAAGTCTTCATTCGCAGCCGCAACGGGCTCGCGCACAAGCATGTCGGCTCGCTGCATGCGAGCGACGCCACGATGGCCTTGCAGGCCGCCCGCGATATCTACACCCGTCGCGGCGAAGGTCTTTCGATCTGGGTCGTGCCGTCGACGGCGATCACCGCAAGCGATCCCGCCGACAAGGGCATGATGTTCGAGCCGGCGGAGTCGAAGATCTACCGGCACCCGACGTTTTACGAAGTGCCCGAGGAAGTGGGACACATGTGA
- the paaE gene encoding 1,2-phenylacetyl-CoA epoxidase subunit PaaE, with amino-acid sequence MSAAAPRFHRLAVNDLRREASDAVSLTFAIPAELATDYAFTPGQYLTLRTTLDGEEVRRSYSICSGPDDGEIRIAVKKIDGGAFSSWAADDLKCGDALDVMTPTGRFGVIPPAGTGRIHVGFAAGSGITPILSIVKGTLAREPDSQFFLFYGNRTTDNIMFLEALEELKDRFIDRLSIFHVISGEEQDIPILHGRLDGDKVRVLLRSLVPAESVDHVFICGPSGMSEDIEATCRGLGIAEERIHVERFVSEFGGKPRPKKIVAPDAPPKAIASLIIDGKRRDVPVAEDEAILDAALRAGVDLPFACKGGMCSTCRAKLVEGEAPMDINYSLEPWELKAGFVLTCQAKPSSERVVVDYDHV; translated from the coding sequence ATGTCAGCAGCCGCACCACGCTTTCATCGCCTGGCCGTCAACGACCTCCGCCGCGAGGCGTCGGACGCCGTATCGCTGACATTCGCCATCCCGGCGGAGCTTGCGACCGACTACGCCTTCACACCCGGCCAATACCTCACACTCCGCACCACGCTGGATGGCGAGGAAGTGCGCCGCTCCTATTCGATCTGCTCCGGGCCCGACGACGGCGAGATACGCATCGCCGTAAAGAAGATCGATGGTGGCGCGTTTTCGAGCTGGGCAGCGGACGATTTGAAGTGTGGCGACGCGCTGGATGTGATGACGCCCACGGGACGTTTCGGCGTGATCCCGCCGGCCGGCACCGGCCGCATCCATGTCGGCTTTGCCGCCGGCTCCGGCATCACGCCGATCCTGTCGATCGTCAAGGGCACGCTTGCGCGCGAGCCGGACAGCCAGTTCTTCCTGTTCTACGGCAATCGCACGACCGACAACATCATGTTCCTCGAGGCGCTCGAAGAGCTCAAGGATCGCTTCATCGACCGGCTCTCGATCTTCCACGTCATCTCCGGCGAGGAGCAGGACATCCCGATCCTGCATGGCCGGCTCGACGGCGACAAGGTGCGAGTGCTGCTGCGTTCGCTGGTGCCGGCGGAAAGCGTCGATCACGTCTTCATCTGCGGTCCGTCCGGCATGAGCGAGGACATCGAGGCGACCTGCCGAGGGCTCGGCATTGCGGAAGAGCGTATCCATGTCGAGCGCTTCGTCTCCGAGTTCGGTGGCAAGCCGCGGCCGAAGAAGATCGTTGCGCCCGACGCGCCCCCGAAAGCGATCGCGTCGCTGATCATCGACGGCAAGCGCCGCGACGTGCCGGTCGCCGAGGACGAGGCGATCCTCGATGCCGCACTACGCGCCGGTGTCGATCTGCCCTTCGCCTGCAAGGGCGGCATGTGCTCGACCTGCCGTGCAAAACTGGTGGAGGGTGAGGCGCCGATGGATATCAACTACTCGCTGGAACCCTGGGAGCTGAAGGCCGGCTTTGTCCTGACCTGTCAGGCGAAGCCATCATCGGAGCGGGTCGTGGTCGATTACGACCACGTTTGA
- a CDS encoding zinc-binding alcohol dehydrogenase family protein, producing the protein MSTADPKAVDARCVRLNAKAENAAAVAPVVERQTLARGPGDLLIDVRAAAVNPSDVKAATGLMPYAIFPRTPGRDYAGVVIDGPAGTIGREVFGSSGDLGIRRDGTHASHLVVESDAVVEKPKTVSWEEAAGIGVPFVTAMEGFRRAGIPKPGETVLVFGVNGKVGQAAVQIATWQGARVIGVVRKAEPYEGHTNASVEVIDASATDVATRVRELTGSKGAHIVFNTVGDPYFQAAHKSLALRGRQILIAAIDRIVQFNILEFYRGQHTYVGIDTLGLSSIATGAVLRDLSPGFASGHLKPFPIKANAVYSLERAKEAYVAVAGSSRNRVILKP; encoded by the coding sequence ATGTCAACAGCCGATCCCAAAGCCGTCGACGCGCGCTGTGTGCGCCTCAACGCGAAGGCCGAGAACGCGGCTGCGGTTGCGCCGGTGGTTGAGCGTCAGACGCTCGCTCGCGGCCCTGGCGATCTCCTGATCGACGTGAGGGCCGCCGCCGTCAATCCGTCCGACGTCAAGGCCGCGACCGGGCTAATGCCCTATGCCATCTTCCCGCGCACGCCGGGTCGCGACTACGCCGGCGTGGTGATTGACGGGCCGGCCGGTACGATCGGCCGCGAGGTGTTCGGCTCCTCCGGTGATCTCGGCATCCGTCGCGACGGCACTCACGCCAGCCATCTCGTCGTTGAATCCGACGCGGTGGTGGAGAAGCCCAAGACCGTGTCCTGGGAGGAGGCCGCCGGCATCGGTGTGCCCTTTGTCACCGCGATGGAGGGCTTTCGCCGCGCCGGCATTCCAAAGCCCGGGGAGACGGTGCTGGTGTTCGGCGTCAACGGCAAGGTCGGTCAAGCGGCGGTGCAGATCGCGACCTGGCAGGGCGCGCGTGTCATCGGCGTGGTGCGCAAGGCGGAACCTTATGAGGGCCACACCAACGCCTCTGTCGAGGTGATCGACGCTTCCGCGACCGACGTCGCCACGCGCGTGCGCGAGTTGACCGGGAGTAAAGGTGCCCACATCGTCTTCAACACGGTCGGCGATCCCTATTTCCAGGCGGCGCACAAGTCGCTCGCGCTTCGCGGCCGCCAGATCCTGATCGCCGCGATCGACCGCATCGTGCAGTTCAACATCCTCGAATTCTACCGCGGGCAACACACCTATGTCGGCATCGACACGCTCGGCCTCTCGTCGATCGCGACAGGCGCTGTGCTGCGTGACCTCAGCCCGGGCTTCGCGAGCGGGCACCTGAAACCATTCCCGATCAAGGCGAACGCCGTCTATTCGCTCGAACGCGCGAAGGAGGCCTATGTCGCCGTTGCCGGCTCGTCGCGGAACCGCGTGATCCTGAAGCCTTGA
- the paaD gene encoding 1,2-phenylacetyl-CoA epoxidase subunit PaaD — protein MVTVLEPDSELRQRAWDAAASVVDPEIPVLTIADLGVLRDVVLDGDHVEVAITPTYSGCPAMNMIALEIEVALERAGFFRPKVRTVLSPAWTTDWMSEEGRRKLHAYGIAPPQDSNSRRALFGEQAVTCPQCGSANTELLSEFGSTSCKALWRCRACREPFDYFKCH, from the coding sequence ATGGTGACGGTGCTGGAGCCCGATAGCGAACTGCGCCAACGGGCCTGGGATGCCGCGGCGAGCGTGGTCGATCCCGAAATTCCGGTCTTGACCATCGCCGATCTTGGCGTGCTCCGTGATGTCGTCCTCGACGGCGATCACGTCGAGGTCGCGATCACCCCGACCTATTCGGGCTGCCCGGCCATGAACATGATCGCGCTGGAAATCGAAGTCGCGCTGGAGCGCGCCGGTTTCTTTCGTCCAAAAGTCCGCACTGTACTCTCGCCGGCCTGGACCACCGACTGGATGAGCGAAGAGGGCCGCCGGAAGCTTCACGCCTACGGCATCGCGCCGCCGCAGGATTCGAATTCCCGCCGCGCGCTGTTCGGCGAGCAAGCTGTTACGTGCCCGCAATGCGGCTCGGCGAATACCGAGTTGCTATCCGAATTCGGCTCCACCTCCTGCAAGGCGCTCTGGCGCTGCAGGGCCTGCCGCGAACCCTTCGATTATTTCAAGTGTCATTGA
- the paaK gene encoding phenylacetate--CoA ligase PaaK, with amino-acid sequence MALTRLKEGGNTYRAEMDAHERASRDEIMALQTERLAWSLKHAYDNVPHYRKAFDAAGVHPSDFRELSDLAKFPFTVKTDLRDNYPFNMFAVPREKLVRVHASSGTTGKPIVVGYTQRDIDTWSDVMARSIRAAGGRTGMIIHNAYGYGLFTGGLGVHYGAEKLGCTVVPISGGMTERQVQLINDFRPDIITVTPSYMLAILDEFKRQKLDPRQCSLKVGIFGAEPWTNAMRGEIEDAFDMDATDIYGLSEVIGPGVAQECIETKDGLHIWEDHFYPEVIDPDTGAVLPDGEKGELVFTSLTKEAFPVVRYRTRDLTRLLPGTARPGMRRMEKVTGRSDDMIILRGVNLFPTQIEEVLLATDWCGGHFILELTREGRMDELTIIAEARPESWDGRGLLDHASRISTHIKNTIGISSRVSVVAPATLERSLGKAKRLYDKRPKD; translated from the coding sequence ATGGCTCTGACGAGGCTCAAGGAAGGTGGTAACACCTATCGCGCCGAAATGGATGCGCATGAGCGCGCATCGCGCGACGAGATCATGGCACTCCAGACGGAGCGACTGGCCTGGTCGCTGAAGCACGCCTACGACAACGTCCCGCATTATCGCAAGGCCTTCGACGCGGCCGGCGTGCATCCGTCCGACTTTCGAGAGCTCTCGGATCTTGCGAAATTTCCGTTCACGGTGAAGACGGACCTGCGCGACAATTATCCCTTCAACATGTTTGCCGTGCCCCGTGAAAAGCTGGTGCGCGTGCATGCGTCCTCCGGCACGACGGGCAAGCCGATCGTGGTCGGCTATACGCAACGCGACATCGACACATGGTCGGACGTGATGGCGCGCTCGATCCGCGCCGCCGGCGGTCGAACTGGCATGATCATCCACAATGCCTATGGCTACGGTCTCTTCACCGGCGGGTTAGGGGTGCACTATGGCGCCGAAAAACTCGGCTGCACCGTGGTGCCGATCTCCGGGGGCATGACCGAGCGGCAGGTGCAGCTCATCAACGACTTCCGGCCCGACATCATCACGGTGACGCCGAGCTACATGCTGGCGATCCTCGACGAGTTCAAACGCCAGAAGCTCGATCCACGCCAGTGCTCGCTGAAGGTCGGCATCTTCGGTGCCGAGCCCTGGACCAATGCCATGCGCGGCGAGATCGAAGACGCCTTCGACATGGACGCGACCGACATCTACGGTCTTTCCGAGGTCATCGGGCCCGGCGTTGCGCAGGAATGTATCGAAACCAAGGACGGTCTGCACATCTGGGAGGATCATTTCTATCCCGAAGTCATCGACCCCGACACCGGTGCAGTGCTGCCCGACGGTGAGAAGGGCGAACTTGTCTTTACCTCGCTCACCAAGGAAGCATTTCCGGTGGTCCGCTATCGCACCCGTGACCTGACGCGGCTGTTGCCGGGCACGGCGCGGCCGGGCATGCGGCGGATGGAGAAGGTCACGGGCCGTTCCGACGACATGATCATCCTGCGCGGCGTCAATCTGTTCCCGACCCAGATCGAGGAGGTTCTGCTCGCCACCGACTGGTGCGGAGGGCATTTCATTCTGGAACTGACCCGCGAAGGCCGCATGGACGAGTTGACCATCATTGCCGAGGCGCGGCCGGAGAGCTGGGACGGCCGGGGCCTCCTCGACCATGCGAGCCGGATCTCGACACACATCAAGAACACCATCGGCATCAGCTCCAGGGTAAGCGTGGTTGCGCCGGCCACGCTGGAACGCTCTCTCGGCAAGGCCAAGCGCCTCTATGACAAGCGGCCCAAGGATTGA
- the paaC gene encoding 1,2-phenylacetyl-CoA epoxidase subunit PaaC: protein MPVANIEVSETPLVLYALRRADDALILGHRLSEWCGHAPMLEEDMALSNIALDLLGQARELYSYAAKVEGKDNDEDSFAYLRDVRQYRNLLLVEQPNGDFAQTLVRQFFYSAFADLYWRAMMTSRDAALAAIAAKSEKESAYHLRHASEWIIRLGDGTAESHARAQAAINHLWAFTGEMFAVDEGERALIHADIAVDLGSLRGRWMTTLSGVVSEATLELPQTDWMQQGGRSGRHSEHLGHLLSELQSMQRTFPGQTW from the coding sequence ATGCCCGTCGCGAACATCGAGGTCTCAGAAACACCACTGGTGCTCTACGCGCTGCGCCGGGCCGACGACGCGCTGATCCTTGGGCACAGGCTGTCGGAATGGTGCGGACATGCGCCGATGCTGGAAGAGGACATGGCGCTCTCCAACATCGCGCTCGACCTCCTTGGCCAGGCCCGCGAACTCTACTCTTACGCCGCCAAGGTCGAGGGCAAGGACAACGACGAGGACAGCTTCGCATACCTGCGCGACGTCAGGCAGTATCGCAATCTGCTGCTGGTCGAGCAGCCCAATGGCGATTTTGCCCAGACGCTGGTACGGCAGTTCTTCTATTCCGCCTTCGCTGATCTCTACTGGCGTGCGATGATGACTTCGCGCGATGCGGCGCTAGCGGCCATTGCCGCCAAGTCGGAGAAGGAGAGCGCCTATCACCTTCGCCATGCCTCGGAGTGGATCATCCGGCTCGGTGACGGCACGGCTGAAAGCCATGCCCGCGCGCAGGCCGCGATCAATCATCTCTGGGCTTTCACCGGTGAGATGTTTGCCGTCGATGAAGGCGAGCGCGCCCTGATCCATGCCGATATCGCCGTCGATCTCGGAAGCTTGCGGGGTCGCTGGATGACGACACTCTCGGGTGTCGTTAGTGAAGCCACGCTAGAGCTGCCGCAGACCGACTGGATGCAGCAAGGCGGTCGTTCCGGGCGGCACAGCGAGCATCTTGGCCATCTTCTGTCCGAGTTGCAGTCGATGCAGCGCACTTTCCCGGGGCAGACATGGTGA
- a CDS encoding alpha/beta hydrolase: protein MTATAQTLSPPSRTLMFLEGRAIHEFGAFLGALPLLSLAPRGDGHPVLVLPGLVASDGSTRALRTFLSGKGYAVSGWRQGRNYGLREGVQHAMVDLVQELSDGHGRKISLVGWSLGGLYARQLAKMMPDRVRQVITLGSPFAGDPHSTNAWRVYEWASGRKSDEVDPQFGGDLAVPPPVPTTAIFSRTDGVCAWQGCMEKSGAQTESIEIESSHCGMGHHPAAVFAVADRLAQKEGSWRPFDRSGWRSVVYPDPHR, encoded by the coding sequence ATGACCGCTACTGCCCAGACGCTGAGCCCGCCGTCTCGCACCCTGATGTTCCTGGAAGGGCGAGCGATCCACGAGTTTGGCGCATTCCTCGGCGCGCTGCCGCTGCTCAGCCTTGCGCCGCGGGGCGATGGGCATCCGGTGCTGGTTCTGCCGGGCCTCGTGGCCTCCGACGGGTCCACGCGTGCACTGCGCACCTTTCTGTCCGGCAAGGGCTATGCGGTGAGCGGCTGGCGCCAGGGCCGCAATTACGGCCTGCGCGAGGGCGTGCAGCACGCGATGGTGGATCTGGTTCAGGAGCTCAGCGACGGGCATGGCCGCAAGATCAGCCTGGTCGGCTGGAGCCTCGGCGGTCTCTATGCGCGCCAGCTCGCCAAAATGATGCCCGACCGCGTGCGCCAGGTGATCACCCTCGGCAGCCCCTTTGCCGGCGATCCGCATTCGACCAATGCCTGGCGCGTCTATGAATGGGCGAGCGGGCGGAAATCCGACGAGGTCGATCCGCAGTTCGGCGGCGATCTCGCCGTCCCGCCGCCGGTGCCAACCACGGCGATCTTCAGCCGCACCGACGGCGTCTGCGCCTGGCAGGGCTGCATGGAGAAGTCGGGCGCGCAGACCGAGAGCATCGAGATCGAGAGCAGCCATTGCGGCATGGGCCATCATCCGGCTGCTGTCTTCGCGGTGGCTGATCGCCTTGCGCAGAAGGAAGGCAGCTGGCGGCCCTTCGACCGCAGCGGCTGGCGCAGCGTGGTCTATCCCGACCCGCATCGGTAG
- the paaA gene encoding 1,2-phenylacetyl-CoA epoxidase subunit PaaA, with amino-acid sequence MYTQALNTTETDDRGLEDAAKAAQFQARIDAEERIEPNDWMPAAYRKTLTRQISQHAHSEIVGMLPEGNWITRAPSLRRKSALLAKVQDECGHGLYLYAAAETLGTSREQLVDAMLAGKAKYSSIFNYPTLTWADIGTIGWLVDGAAIMNQIPLCRCSYGPYARAMIRVCKEESFHQRQGYEIMLTLCRGSDEQKAMAQDALNRWWWPVLMMFGPPDATSQHSDISTKWKIKRFSNDELRQKFVDATVPQAQYLGLTIPDPGMIQDADGRWRYSEIDWTEFKQVLAGNGPCNRDRMAARRKAHDEGAWVREAAASYAAKRAQRRTAQAAE; translated from the coding sequence ATGTATACCCAGGCGCTGAACACGACCGAGACCGATGATCGCGGTCTTGAGGACGCGGCCAAGGCTGCGCAGTTCCAGGCCCGCATCGATGCCGAGGAGCGCATCGAGCCAAACGACTGGATGCCAGCGGCCTATCGCAAGACGCTGACGCGCCAGATCTCCCAGCACGCTCATTCCGAAATCGTCGGCATGCTGCCCGAAGGCAACTGGATCACGCGTGCGCCGTCCTTGCGCCGCAAGTCGGCGCTGCTCGCCAAGGTGCAGGACGAGTGCGGCCACGGGCTTTATCTCTATGCCGCGGCCGAGACGCTCGGCACTTCGCGCGAACAGCTGGTCGACGCCATGCTCGCGGGCAAGGCTAAATATTCATCGATCTTCAACTATCCGACGCTGACCTGGGCCGACATCGGCACCATCGGCTGGCTGGTCGACGGCGCCGCGATCATGAACCAGATCCCGCTGTGTCGCTGCTCCTATGGTCCTTACGCGCGCGCGATGATCCGCGTCTGCAAGGAGGAGTCGTTCCACCAGCGTCAGGGCTATGAAATCATGCTGACGCTGTGCCGTGGCTCCGACGAGCAGAAGGCGATGGCGCAGGATGCCTTGAACCGCTGGTGGTGGCCGGTGCTGATGATGTTCGGCCCGCCCGATGCCACCAGCCAGCACAGCGACATCTCCACGAAGTGGAAGATCAAGCGCTTCTCCAATGACGAGCTGCGACAGAAGTTCGTCGACGCCACCGTGCCGCAGGCGCAATATCTCGGCCTCACCATTCCCGATCCCGGCATGATTCAGGATGCGGACGGGCGCTGGCGTTACAGCGAGATCGACTGGACAGAATTCAAGCAGGTGCTCGCCGGCAACGGCCCGTGCAATCGTGACCGAATGGCCGCGCGCCGCAAGGCGCACGACGAAGGCGCCTGGGTGCGCGAGGCGGCAGCTAGCTATGCCGCAAAGCGCGCGCAGCGTCGAACTGCACAAGCGGCAGAGTAG
- a CDS encoding GNAT family N-acetyltransferase translates to MSEQRSYPRHVKTDAGDIEIRLMSPADEAAVLAFGKGLPTHDLLFLPRNISEPKVLSAWVKEIERGAITSLLAVRGGTVVGCGTLVRDPHSWSPHVGEIRMVVSLDVRGKGVGRTLSQETFALALGAGLEKLSVQMTVDQQAAITLFESLGFKAEALLRDHVRDVDGKTHDIVVLGHNIAQVQAQMEAYGLPGAVQH, encoded by the coding sequence ATGAGTGAGCAGCGTTCCTATCCGCGTCATGTGAAGACGGACGCGGGCGATATCGAGATCCGCCTGATGTCGCCTGCGGACGAAGCCGCGGTGCTCGCCTTCGGCAAGGGCCTGCCGACCCACGACCTGTTGTTCCTGCCGCGCAACATCAGTGAGCCGAAGGTGCTCTCCGCCTGGGTCAAGGAGATCGAGCGCGGCGCGATCACGAGCCTGCTCGCGGTCAGGGGCGGCACGGTCGTCGGCTGCGGCACGCTGGTGCGTGACCCGCACTCCTGGTCGCCCCATGTCGGCGAGATCCGGATGGTGGTTTCGCTCGACGTGCGCGGAAAGGGGGTCGGTCGGACGCTGTCGCAGGAGACCTTCGCACTCGCGCTCGGAGCCGGCCTCGAGAAGCTCTCGGTCCAGATGACGGTCGATCAGCAGGCGGCGATCACGCTGTTCGAGAGCCTTGGCTTCAAGGCCGAGGCACTGCTGCGCGATCATGTCCGCGACGTCGACGGCAAGACCCACGATATCGTCGTGCTCGGGCACAACATCGCGCAGGTCCAGGCCCAGATGGAGGCCTATGGGCTGCCCGGCGCCGTCCAGCATTGA